A single region of the Paramicrobacterium fandaimingii genome encodes:
- a CDS encoding DEAD/DEAH box helicase codes for MSTSLPDGAAEAGPESSTLVVPTSSDPDVVLETFTEWTSGHGIELYPAQEDALLDVVSGNNLILSTPTGTGKSLVAVGAHLLALARGERSVYTAPIKALVSEKFFALVETFGAENVGMMTGDSSVNSDAPIICCTAEVLANLALRRGSDIDVKQVVMDEFHYYGDPERGWAWQVPLLTLEDAQFILMSATLGDVTDLAHDLARRTGRETGQVTGVERPVPLSYHYETSPIHETVDELLHTDRAPVYVVHFSQAQAMERAQAMTSQKIVSREQKARIAEHIGDFRFTTAFGKSLSRLVRAGIGVHHAGMLPKYRRLVEQLAQAGLLPVICGTDTLGVGINVPIRTVLFTALTKFDGTRMRQLNAREFHQIAGRAGRAGFDTAGTVIVQAPEHETLNIKALDKAGDDPKKRRKIIRKKAPDGFVSWGRGSLDRLIVAEPETLTSHMTMTSAILINVIARGGDVFENVRRLVFDNHEPRTRQRELARRALSIYRTLKDAEIVEVRDGSIRLTVDLPANFALNQPLSPFALAAFELCDPESPTFALDIISIIEATLDNPRAVLNQQEFLAKGEAVAEMKAEGIEYEQRMELLEEITWPKPLSELLEHTFETFRESQPWIADFELAPKSVVRDMFERAMSFAEFVRFYQLVRSEGVVLRYLSDAYRAIRQLVPESLMSEELADIVEWLGELVRQVDSSLFDEWDELVNPDAAAHRAHTTDAVPPAPARLTTQTRAFRVLVRNELFRRVQLAAREDYDALEALDPARSFTADDWREGLDAYYGEHEEILTGPDARGPKLLLVDEGTTAWTVRQIIDDPAGDHDWGISATVDLEASDESGEAQITVTAVDSL; via the coding sequence GTGAGTACGTCGCTGCCCGATGGTGCGGCAGAGGCTGGGCCCGAATCGTCCACCCTTGTCGTGCCGACGTCGTCTGACCCGGATGTGGTTCTCGAAACCTTCACCGAGTGGACGTCAGGGCACGGCATCGAACTGTATCCTGCCCAGGAAGACGCACTTCTCGATGTCGTGAGCGGCAACAACCTGATTCTCTCGACGCCAACCGGAACCGGAAAGTCACTCGTTGCCGTCGGGGCGCATCTGCTCGCTCTCGCGCGTGGAGAACGCAGCGTCTATACAGCTCCGATCAAGGCGCTTGTGAGCGAGAAATTCTTTGCTCTCGTTGAGACGTTCGGCGCTGAGAACGTGGGCATGATGACGGGTGACTCCAGTGTGAACTCGGATGCCCCCATCATCTGCTGCACAGCGGAAGTGCTCGCCAACCTTGCATTGCGTCGCGGTTCCGACATCGACGTGAAGCAGGTGGTGATGGATGAGTTCCACTACTACGGTGACCCCGAGCGCGGATGGGCGTGGCAGGTGCCCCTGCTCACCCTTGAGGATGCCCAGTTCATTTTGATGTCGGCGACGCTCGGCGACGTGACCGACCTCGCGCACGACCTCGCGAGGCGCACAGGTCGGGAGACCGGTCAGGTCACGGGAGTTGAGCGACCCGTGCCGCTCAGCTATCACTACGAGACATCGCCCATTCACGAGACCGTCGACGAGCTGCTGCACACAGACAGAGCACCCGTGTACGTTGTGCATTTCTCGCAGGCGCAGGCGATGGAGCGTGCGCAGGCGATGACAAGCCAGAAGATCGTCTCGAGAGAGCAGAAAGCGCGCATCGCCGAACACATTGGCGATTTTCGCTTCACGACGGCATTCGGCAAGAGTCTCTCTCGTCTCGTGCGTGCGGGAATCGGCGTTCACCATGCCGGGATGCTGCCGAAATACCGTCGGCTTGTCGAGCAGCTTGCCCAAGCAGGACTCCTTCCCGTCATCTGCGGCACAGACACGCTCGGTGTGGGAATCAACGTGCCGATTCGCACCGTGCTGTTCACCGCGCTGACGAAATTCGACGGCACGAGGATGCGCCAGCTCAATGCCCGCGAGTTTCATCAGATCGCTGGACGTGCAGGGCGTGCCGGCTTCGACACCGCCGGAACGGTGATCGTGCAGGCCCCCGAACACGAGACGTTGAACATCAAAGCTCTCGACAAGGCGGGCGATGATCCGAAGAAGCGTCGAAAGATCATCCGCAAGAAGGCGCCAGACGGGTTCGTGTCGTGGGGGAGAGGCTCGCTTGACCGGCTCATCGTGGCCGAGCCCGAAACGCTCACGAGCCACATGACGATGACGAGCGCCATTCTCATCAACGTGATCGCGCGCGGAGGTGATGTCTTCGAGAACGTGCGCCGTCTCGTCTTCGACAACCATGAGCCGCGGACACGACAGCGGGAGCTCGCACGGCGTGCCCTCAGCATCTATCGCACGCTGAAGGACGCCGAAATCGTCGAGGTGCGCGACGGCAGCATCCGTCTCACTGTCGATCTGCCGGCAAACTTCGCCCTCAACCAGCCGCTGTCCCCGTTTGCTCTCGCTGCCTTCGAGCTCTGTGATCCCGAATCGCCCACGTTCGCTCTCGACATCATCTCCATCATCGAGGCGACGCTCGACAATCCGCGTGCCGTGCTGAACCAGCAGGAGTTTCTGGCAAAGGGCGAAGCTGTTGCCGAGATGAAAGCGGAGGGAATCGAGTACGAGCAGCGCATGGAGCTGCTCGAGGAGATCACCTGGCCGAAGCCGCTTTCCGAGCTGCTTGAGCATACCTTCGAGACATTCAGAGAATCGCAGCCCTGGATCGCCGACTTTGAGCTTGCCCCGAAATCTGTCGTGCGCGACATGTTCGAGCGCGCCATGTCGTTTGCCGAGTTCGTTCGCTTCTATCAGCTCGTGCGCTCCGAGGGCGTTGTGCTTCGATATCTGAGCGACGCGTATCGCGCGATCCGCCAGCTTGTACCCGAGTCGCTCATGAGTGAAGAGCTCGCCGACATCGTGGAATGGCTCGGCGAGCTTGTGCGGCAGGTCGACTCCAGCCTGTTCGATGAATGGGACGAACTGGTGAATCCGGATGCTGCTGCACACCGGGCGCACACGACAGACGCCGTGCCTCCAGCGCCGGCACGTCTCACGACACAGACCCGAGCCTTCCGGGTTCTGGTGCGCAACGAGCTCTTTCGGCGGGTGCAGCTGGCCGCCCGCGAAGACTACGACGCCCTTGAGGCCCTTGACCCGGCGCGCTCGTTCACCGCAGACGACTGGCGAGAGGGCCTCGACGCGTACTACGGGGAACACGAGGAGATTCTCACGGGCCCTGACGCGCGCGGCCCGAAACTGCTGCTCGTCGACGAGGGGACAACGGCGTGGACGGTGAGACAGATCATCGACGACCCGGCCGGAGACCACGACTGGGGAATCTCCGCGACGGTCGACCTCGAGGCATCCGATGAGTCGGGCGAGGCCCAGATAACCGTCACTGCCGTCGACAGCCTCTGA
- the pheT gene encoding phenylalanine--tRNA ligase subunit beta has translation MRVPLGWLAEYVEIPTDATPESVQAALVKVGLEEEDIHRVELSGPIVIGQVLEFVEEPQKNGKVIRWCQVRVAPEGTTAADGGDAVHGIVCGAHNFEPGDKVVVTLPGSVLPGPFPIAARKTYGHVSDGMIASPRELGMGDDHDGILTVKSLGLDPEVGTDAVALLGLDDTAIEINVTPDRGYAFSMRGVAREFSHSTGARFSDPAARDVPTGLAGVDVQVDDEAPIRGRIGCSVFVTRGVSGVDAGAPTPPWMAARLRLAGIRSLSILVDITNYVMLELGQPIHGYDSDALTGGIVVRRASAGEKLTTLDDVERTLDAEDLLITDGSGPIGLAGVMGGTSTEMSASTSNVLIEAANFDSVSIARTARRHKLPSEASKRFERGVDPQVAAAAADRVVELMVSLAGGTAESRGSEVDTTVAARPIVLPVGFAASLVGVDYTDAEERGALTEIGCTLADVEGQLVVTPPSWRPDLAGKADLVEEIARIVGYDRIPSVLPVAPPGRGLTREQAARRAVADALASAGSTEVLAYPFVTAESNELFGNATDEPIQAVTLANAMDARRPQLRTSLLPGLIEIAHRNLSRGLTDQSLSEIGLVFRPKLGVAYGSTTLPSGTERPSAEALGALNDGIPPQPRHVAVLDVGNAIAKQPGQPAVAVGVADVLARVAQIGLAIGVHIDVVQGAHKALHPGRTAELRIGDEPIGFAGELLPDIADEHDLPRVVAVAELNLDAVLKAAPMVVATRSILTQPAATQDLSLVVSSYVAAADVRDAVRSGAGDLLEDIRLVDDYRGPGVDDEQKSLTFALRFRAADRTLTAAEASEAKLAGAERAGALFGAAIRD, from the coding sequence ATGCGCGTACCACTCGGCTGGCTCGCTGAATATGTAGAGATTCCAACAGACGCGACTCCAGAAAGCGTTCAGGCGGCCCTCGTCAAGGTCGGTCTTGAAGAAGAAGACATTCACCGCGTCGAACTGAGCGGCCCCATCGTGATCGGTCAGGTGCTGGAGTTCGTCGAAGAGCCGCAGAAGAACGGCAAGGTGATTCGCTGGTGCCAGGTGCGCGTCGCCCCAGAGGGAACGACTGCCGCCGACGGCGGAGATGCCGTGCATGGAATCGTCTGCGGTGCCCACAACTTCGAGCCGGGTGACAAAGTCGTTGTCACGCTGCCGGGTTCGGTGCTGCCCGGGCCGTTTCCAATCGCAGCGAGAAAGACGTACGGACACGTCTCTGATGGCATGATCGCCTCGCCGCGTGAGCTCGGTATGGGCGATGACCATGACGGCATCCTGACAGTGAAGTCGCTCGGTCTCGATCCCGAAGTCGGAACGGATGCCGTTGCGCTGCTCGGTCTCGACGACACCGCCATCGAGATCAACGTCACGCCAGACCGCGGCTATGCGTTCTCAATGCGCGGAGTTGCGCGCGAGTTTTCGCACTCAACGGGCGCTCGCTTCAGCGACCCGGCCGCGCGCGACGTGCCAACAGGCCTTGCCGGAGTTGACGTTCAGGTCGACGACGAGGCGCCGATCCGAGGCAGAATCGGCTGTTCCGTCTTCGTGACGCGAGGGGTCAGCGGCGTTGACGCAGGAGCGCCGACGCCGCCGTGGATGGCGGCGCGTCTGCGCCTTGCCGGCATCCGGTCGCTGTCGATCCTCGTCGACATCACGAACTATGTGATGCTCGAACTCGGTCAGCCGATTCACGGTTACGACAGTGATGCGCTCACGGGCGGCATCGTTGTGCGCCGTGCCAGCGCGGGCGAGAAGCTGACGACGCTCGATGACGTTGAGCGCACGCTTGATGCCGAAGATCTTCTGATCACCGATGGCAGCGGCCCGATCGGGCTCGCCGGAGTGATGGGCGGCACCTCGACAGAGATGAGCGCGTCGACGAGCAACGTGCTCATCGAGGCAGCGAACTTCGACTCGGTCTCGATCGCTCGTACGGCGCGGCGACACAAGCTGCCGAGCGAGGCGTCGAAGAGGTTTGAGCGCGGAGTTGACCCGCAGGTCGCCGCGGCCGCCGCGGACCGCGTCGTTGAGCTCATGGTGAGCCTCGCCGGGGGCACGGCAGAATCCAGAGGCTCGGAGGTCGACACCACGGTGGCGGCCCGGCCCATTGTGCTTCCAGTCGGATTCGCCGCCTCGCTCGTGGGCGTCGACTACACAGATGCTGAAGAGCGCGGCGCTCTCACGGAGATCGGCTGCACGCTTGCCGATGTCGAGGGGCAGCTTGTGGTGACGCCGCCGTCGTGGCGCCCCGACCTCGCGGGCAAAGCTGACCTTGTCGAGGAGATCGCGCGCATCGTCGGCTACGACCGCATCCCGAGCGTTCTTCCGGTGGCCCCGCCCGGGCGAGGACTGACTCGGGAACAGGCGGCTCGGCGTGCGGTTGCCGACGCTCTTGCCTCGGCTGGCAGCACCGAGGTGCTCGCGTACCCGTTCGTCACAGCCGAGTCCAACGAGCTGTTCGGAAACGCAACGGACGAGCCCATCCAGGCAGTCACGCTTGCCAATGCGATGGATGCTCGGCGCCCCCAGCTGCGCACCTCGCTGCTGCCCGGGCTGATCGAAATTGCTCACCGCAATCTGTCGCGCGGGCTCACCGACCAGTCACTGAGTGAGATCGGGCTGGTTTTTCGTCCGAAGCTGGGCGTCGCATATGGGTCGACGACGCTTCCGTCTGGCACGGAGCGTCCATCGGCAGAGGCCCTCGGGGCGCTCAACGACGGTATTCCGCCGCAGCCGCGCCATGTCGCGGTGCTCGACGTCGGCAACGCGATCGCGAAGCAGCCGGGTCAGCCCGCCGTTGCCGTCGGTGTGGCCGATGTTCTTGCCCGCGTAGCGCAGATCGGTCTCGCCATCGGTGTGCATATCGATGTGGTGCAGGGCGCGCATAAGGCCCTCCACCCGGGGCGCACCGCTGAGCTGCGCATCGGAGACGAGCCCATCGGGTTCGCGGGTGAACTGCTGCCGGACATTGCAGACGAGCATGATCTGCCTCGGGTTGTTGCCGTGGCAGAGTTGAACCTTGACGCCGTGCTCAAAGCCGCGCCGATGGTCGTTGCAACTCGCAGCATCCTGACGCAACCCGCGGCAACCCAAGACCTCTCGCTCGTCGTCTCGTCGTATGTCGCCGCCGCAGATGTACGTGACGCTGTGCGTTCTGGAGCAGGAGACTTGCTTGAGGACATTCGCCTCGTCGACGATTATCGAGGCCCTGGGGTCGACGACGAGCAGAAGAGCCTGACGTTCGCACTGCGCTTCCGTGCCGCTGACCGCACGCTGACCGCGGCCGAAGCATCCGAGGCGAAGCTGGCCGGTGCCGAACGCGCCGGTGCGCTCTTCGGTGCGGCGATCCGAGACTGA
- the pheS gene encoding phenylalanine--tRNA ligase subunit alpha, whose translation MSDAIPITEEAVASAVTAALAAIESAETSADLKIVRSEHTGEASTLAQLNGELRNVPTENKAELGKLVGQARGRVNAQFATRQEEITVVEKAAQLKAEAVDVTALASRYTPGSRHPLTMLQDRVSDIFVGMGWEIAEGPEVESEWYNFDALNFDADHPARAMQDTFFVDPASSHLVLRTHTSPVQVRSLLDRELPVYVLAPGRTYRTDEIDATHTPVFSQFEGLAVDRGLTMAHLRGTLEHFARTMFGPDAQIRLRPSFFPFTEPSAELDLWHPTFTGGARWIEWGGCGMVNPNVLRAAGIDPEEYSGFAFGMGIERTLMFRNDIHDMREIVEGDIRFSQQFGMVV comes from the coding sequence GTGTCTGACGCTATCCCCATCACAGAAGAAGCAGTGGCGTCTGCGGTCACGGCGGCACTCGCCGCCATTGAATCCGCAGAGACCTCGGCTGACCTCAAAATCGTCCGCTCCGAGCACACGGGAGAGGCATCGACTCTCGCGCAGCTCAATGGCGAACTTCGCAATGTTCCCACAGAGAACAAGGCAGAGCTCGGCAAGCTCGTCGGCCAGGCGCGAGGGCGTGTCAACGCCCAATTCGCGACACGGCAGGAAGAGATCACCGTCGTCGAGAAGGCAGCGCAGCTGAAAGCAGAGGCCGTTGACGTTACGGCACTCGCGTCGCGCTACACGCCGGGCTCGCGGCATCCGCTCACTATGCTCCAAGATCGCGTATCTGACATCTTCGTCGGCATGGGATGGGAGATCGCCGAGGGGCCAGAAGTCGAGAGCGAGTGGTACAACTTCGACGCCCTCAACTTCGACGCCGACCACCCAGCGCGAGCGATGCAAGACACGTTCTTCGTCGATCCCGCGTCGTCGCATCTCGTGCTTCGCACTCATACCTCTCCCGTGCAGGTGCGCTCGCTGCTCGACCGGGAGCTGCCCGTCTATGTTTTGGCCCCTGGCCGCACGTACCGCACAGACGAGATCGACGCAACGCATACACCGGTCTTCAGCCAGTTTGAGGGCCTTGCCGTCGACAGGGGGCTCACGATGGCCCACCTGCGCGGAACGCTTGAGCACTTCGCCCGCACAATGTTCGGCCCCGATGCTCAGATTCGACTGCGCCCGAGCTTCTTTCCGTTCACCGAGCCGAGTGCCGAGCTCGACCTGTGGCACCCGACGTTCACGGGCGGCGCCCGCTGGATCGAGTGGGGCGGCTGCGGCATGGTGAACCCCAATGTGCTTCGCGCGGCGGGCATCGACCCGGAAGAATACAGCGGGTTTGCCTTCGGAATGGGCATTGAACGTACGCTCATGTTCCGCAACGACATCCATGACATGCGTGAAATCGTCGAGGGAGACATCAGGTTCTCCCAGCAGTTCGGAATGGTGGTGTAG
- a CDS encoding amino acid ABC transporter permease yields the protein MSTVLYDAPGPRARVRNRILAVITTLIVLGILGFIVYRFIISGQFTAQKWELFRYTAVWRAIGGATLTTLSAFAVAAVGSLLLGFILSVGRMSVHAWIRVPVTVFTEIFRAIPVLILMLIMYYGLPPLGFDFITPYIAVVTGLILYNGSVLAEVFRSGVESLPGGQSEAGYAIGMRKTAVMSIILYPQAIRAMMPVIISQLVVVLKDTALGFIITFQELLYLAKFYGSQVTYDSPIIPSTIIFGSIYIGLCLLLAGVAKWVELRSRSSKKLPRDPGASESLAAAETKAIAMQSNQIGRG from the coding sequence ATGAGCACAGTACTCTACGACGCTCCAGGGCCACGTGCGCGGGTGCGCAACCGAATTCTCGCCGTCATCACGACGCTGATCGTGCTCGGCATCCTGGGATTCATCGTCTATCGCTTCATCATCTCAGGTCAGTTCACCGCCCAGAAATGGGAGCTGTTCCGCTACACGGCCGTGTGGCGTGCCATCGGTGGCGCGACATTGACCACACTGTCGGCGTTCGCCGTCGCCGCTGTTGGAAGCCTTCTGCTCGGGTTCATTCTCTCTGTCGGCCGGATGTCAGTGCACGCGTGGATCCGCGTGCCCGTCACCGTGTTCACCGAGATCTTCCGTGCGATTCCGGTGCTGATCCTGATGCTGATCATGTACTACGGACTTCCACCGCTTGGCTTTGACTTCATCACGCCGTACATCGCTGTCGTCACCGGACTGATCCTCTACAACGGATCTGTGCTTGCCGAGGTGTTCCGCTCGGGCGTCGAATCGCTTCCAGGCGGGCAGTCCGAAGCTGGCTACGCGATCGGCATGCGCAAGACGGCAGTGATGTCGATCATCCTGTATCCGCAGGCGATCCGGGCGATGATGCCCGTGATCATCTCGCAGCTTGTCGTTGTGCTGAAAGACACGGCGCTCGGGTTCATCATCACATTCCAGGAGCTGCTGTACCTCGCGAAGTTCTACGGAAGCCAAGTCACCTACGACAGCCCCATCATTCCCTCGACGATCATCTTCGGCTCCATCTACATCGGACTGTGTCTGCTGCTGGCGGGCGTTGCCAAGTGGGTCGAGCTGCGCTCGAGGAGCAGTAAGAAACTGCCGCGAGACCCGGGAGCGAGCGAAAGTCTGGCTGCTGCCGAGACCAAGGCGATCGCGATGCAGTCGAATCAGATCGGCCGGGGGTGA
- a CDS encoding amino acid ABC transporter permease — protein sequence MDVLLNNLDLFVVGFRTTLVLFAWSAVFSTILGLIVGMMRVSPVPVMRGVGTAYVNLVRNTPLTLIFFFFAFGYPKLELPEFSYTWLAIIALSLYTATYIAEVLRSGFNTVPLGQAEAARAIGLSFVPTMTQVIMPQAFRAVIPPFMSVLIALLKNTTIAAGFAVHEAGAIRAYASERGEPAMVVLLWVAFFFIVLVLILAYIQRRLEKRWKVAR from the coding sequence GTGGACGTCTTGCTGAACAACCTCGACCTTTTCGTCGTGGGGTTCCGAACCACGCTTGTGCTGTTCGCCTGGTCGGCGGTGTTCTCGACCATCCTCGGTCTCATTGTCGGCATGATGCGGGTGTCACCCGTTCCCGTGATGCGCGGCGTCGGCACGGCCTACGTCAACCTCGTGCGCAATACGCCGCTGACGCTGATCTTTTTCTTCTTCGCCTTCGGATACCCCAAGCTCGAGCTTCCGGAGTTTTCCTACACCTGGCTCGCCATCATCGCGCTGAGCCTCTACACAGCTACGTACATCGCCGAGGTTCTCCGCTCCGGGTTCAACACTGTGCCTCTTGGCCAGGCGGAGGCGGCGCGAGCGATCGGACTGTCCTTCGTGCCGACGATGACTCAGGTCATCATGCCGCAGGCGTTTCGCGCAGTGATTCCGCCGTTCATGAGCGTGTTGATCGCTCTTCTGAAGAACACGACAATTGCCGCGGGATTCGCCGTGCACGAAGCCGGTGCCATTCGGGCGTATGCATCGGAGCGTGGTGAGCCGGCAATGGTCGTTCTGCTGTGGGTGGCCTTCTTCTTCATCGTTCTTGTGTTGATTCTCGCCTACATTCAACGACGACTCGAGAAGCGATGGAAGGTGGCACGATGA
- a CDS encoding glutamate ABC transporter substrate-binding protein — protein MRKGMTLFAVAAAAALVLSGCAGEEPGAPGGGGDEDTSSLYEVNENVELEGSPTFDAAKKAGEIKIGVKEDQPGLGYKDAVSGERSGFDIEIARWMAASLGFSQDQITYEAIASANREQALVNGDIDLYVGTYSITDKRKQMIDFAGPYFITGQGLLVLKDNDDIKTEDDLAGTKVCSATGSTPIQNIRENYPDATPVEFDVYSQCIDALKDGSVDVVTTDQLILLGYAAQDPDALKVVGEPFTTENYGIGIPKGDDALRHYLNQVLTDGSDVWQGIYDATLGAAGVKAEQPSVDDY, from the coding sequence ATGCGTAAAGGAATGACGCTCTTCGCCGTCGCAGCGGCAGCGGCGCTGGTGCTCTCGGGCTGCGCGGGCGAGGAACCGGGCGCGCCAGGCGGCGGAGGCGATGAAGACACATCGTCGCTCTATGAAGTGAACGAGAACGTCGAGTTGGAGGGCAGCCCGACTTTCGATGCAGCCAAGAAGGCCGGCGAGATCAAGATCGGCGTCAAGGAAGATCAGCCAGGGCTCGGTTACAAGGATGCCGTCAGCGGTGAGCGCAGCGGGTTCGACATCGAGATCGCACGATGGATGGCCGCATCACTCGGCTTTTCTCAGGACCAGATCACCTATGAGGCGATCGCCAGCGCAAACCGCGAGCAGGCGCTCGTGAACGGCGACATCGACCTCTACGTCGGAACCTACTCGATCACGGACAAGCGCAAGCAGATGATCGATTTCGCCGGCCCGTACTTCATCACGGGACAGGGCCTTCTGGTGCTGAAAGACAACGATGACATCAAGACCGAGGACGATCTCGCGGGCACCAAGGTGTGCTCGGCAACGGGCTCAACTCCGATCCAGAACATTCGCGAGAACTACCCGGACGCGACGCCCGTTGAGTTCGACGTGTACTCGCAGTGCATCGACGCCCTGAAGGACGGTTCGGTGGACGTTGTGACGACGGACCAGCTGATTCTCCTCGGCTATGCGGCCCAGGACCCGGATGCGCTCAAGGTTGTCGGTGAGCCCTTCACGACGGAGAACTACGGAATCGGCATTCCCAAGGGCGATGACGCGCTGCGTCATTACCTCAACCAGGTGCTGACAGACGGATCCGACGTCTGGCAGGGCATCTACGACGCAACGCTCGGCGCAGCCGGCGTCAAGGCAGAACAGCCGTCGGTCGACGACTACTAA
- a CDS encoding amino acid ABC transporter ATP-binding protein, whose protein sequence is MAAAGEPLVVVDHVEKYYGDFHALKDINLTVNKGEVVVVIGPSGSGKSTLCRTINRLEVINGGEIRIDGKKLPEEGKALAALRADVGMVFQSFNLFAHKTILENVTLGPTRVRGQKRAEAEKAAKALLERVGVAVQAEKMPAQLSGGQQQRVAIARALAMKPKVMLFDEPTSALDPEMITEVLDVMVQLASEGMTMVVVTHEMGFARKAADRVVFMAEGEIVEEATPEEFFTNPKSDRAKDFLSKLLTH, encoded by the coding sequence ATGGCTGCCGCGGGCGAACCGCTTGTTGTCGTCGACCACGTTGAGAAGTACTACGGTGACTTTCACGCGCTGAAGGACATCAATCTCACGGTTAATAAGGGTGAGGTCGTCGTGGTGATCGGGCCGAGTGGCTCCGGAAAATCGACGCTATGCCGCACGATCAACCGCCTTGAGGTGATCAACGGCGGCGAGATTCGTATCGATGGGAAAAAGCTCCCCGAGGAGGGCAAAGCCCTTGCCGCGCTGCGAGCCGACGTCGGAATGGTGTTCCAATCGTTCAACCTGTTCGCGCATAAGACGATTCTTGAGAATGTCACGCTCGGCCCGACGCGGGTGCGCGGTCAGAAGCGGGCCGAAGCGGAGAAGGCAGCGAAAGCGCTGCTCGAGCGGGTCGGTGTGGCCGTTCAAGCGGAGAAGATGCCTGCTCAGCTCTCCGGGGGCCAGCAGCAGCGCGTCGCCATCGCGCGTGCCCTGGCGATGAAGCCGAAGGTGATGCTTTTTGATGAGCCGACGAGCGCCCTTGACCCCGAGATGATCACCGAGGTTCTCGACGTCATGGTTCAATTGGCGAGCGAAGGCATGACGATGGTCGTTGTCACGCATGAAATGGGTTTCGCCCGAAAAGCGGCCGATCGCGTCGTCTTCATGGCCGAAGGCGAGATCGTCGAAGAGGCGACGCCCGAAGAATTCTTCACGAACCCGAAATCCGACCGGGCCAAAGACTTCCTGTCGAAATTGCTCACTCACTGA
- a CDS encoding TrmH family RNA methyltransferase, whose amino-acid sequence MIENPRSARVKAVAKLSRRQTRQETGLFLLEGPQAVSEALAWRPELIEELFVTPTAAQKHAELVVSATEANLDAEFVTEDVLDVMTDTVTPQGIAAVCRQHPTSLKDILAGAPRLLAVLEEVRDPGNLGTIIRAADAAGADAVVLTGRSVDPFNPKVVRSTTGSLFHLPLSVGLELGTVLSQLRAAGMSILAADVKGQDLLEYRESGALAQQTAWLFGNEARGLSVDDLQLADGAIRVPIYGKAESMNLATAASVCLYESAFAQAASDKGAVR is encoded by the coding sequence GTGATCGAAAACCCGCGCTCCGCCCGCGTTAAAGCCGTAGCAAAACTCTCACGGCGTCAAACTCGACAAGAGACCGGACTGTTTCTCCTCGAGGGGCCACAGGCTGTTTCCGAGGCACTTGCCTGGCGCCCAGAGCTTATTGAAGAGCTGTTCGTCACTCCGACAGCAGCGCAGAAGCACGCCGAGCTGGTGGTGTCGGCCACGGAGGCGAACCTCGACGCGGAGTTCGTCACGGAAGACGTGCTGGATGTCATGACGGACACGGTGACTCCGCAGGGCATTGCAGCCGTGTGTCGACAGCACCCGACGTCGCTGAAAGACATTCTCGCTGGGGCGCCTCGTCTGCTTGCCGTTCTTGAAGAGGTGCGGGACCCGGGCAATCTCGGGACCATCATCAGGGCGGCGGATGCTGCCGGAGCCGATGCGGTCGTGCTGACGGGACGCTCTGTCGATCCGTTCAACCCCAAAGTGGTTCGTTCGACCACAGGCTCGCTCTTCCATCTGCCGCTCTCGGTCGGGCTGGAGCTCGGCACTGTCCTGAGCCAGCTTCGCGCGGCTGGCATGTCGATCCTGGCTGCAGACGTCAAGGGCCAGGACCTCCTCGAATACCGCGAGAGCGGGGCGCTCGCGCAGCAGACCGCGTGGCTTTTCGGAAACGAGGCCCGGGGACTCTCCGTCGATGATCTTCAGCTCGCCGATGGCGCCATCCGCGTTCCTATCTATGGCAAGGCCGAATCGATGAATCTCGCGACGGCGGCATCGGTGTGCCTCTACGAATCAGCGTTCGCGCAGGCAGCATCCGATAAGGGCGCGGTTCGTTAA
- the rplT gene encoding 50S ribosomal protein L20: protein MARVKRAVNAHKKRRVILERAEGYRGQRSRLYRKAKEQVTHSFVYSYRDRRQRKGDFRRLWIQRINAASRANGLTYNRLIQGLGLAGVEVDRRMLAELAVNEPSAFTALVEAAKKALPADTSAPKSDEAA from the coding sequence ATGGCAAGAGTAAAGAGGGCCGTCAACGCCCACAAGAAGCGTCGGGTCATCCTTGAGCGCGCCGAGGGATACCGCGGACAGCGTTCACGCCTTTACCGTAAGGCGAAGGAGCAGGTCACCCACTCGTTCGTGTACTCGTACCGTGACCGTCGCCAGCGCAAGGGCGACTTCCGTCGACTGTGGATTCAGCGCATCAACGCTGCGTCGCGCGCGAACGGGCTCACCTACAACCGCCTCATCCAGGGCCTTGGCCTTGCCGGTGTTGAGGTTGATCGTCGCATGCTCGCCGAGCTCGCCGTGAATGAACCCTCCGCATTCACCGCGCTTGTTGAGGCTGCGAAGAAGGCGCTCCCGGCTGACACGTCGGCTCCGAAGTCGGATGAGGCTGCGTAG
- the rpmI gene encoding 50S ribosomal protein L35, with the protein MPKQKTHSGAKKRFKVTGSGKIMKQQAGMRHNLEVKASKRKRRLNQDQVMAPADTKMAKKLLGR; encoded by the coding sequence ATGCCTAAGCAGAAGACCCACTCAGGGGCCAAGAAGCGCTTCAAGGTGACCGGAAGCGGCAAGATCATGAAGCAGCAGGCCGGAATGCGCCACAACCTCGAGGTGAAGGCATCGAAGCGCAAGCGTCGCCTGAACCAGGATCAGGTGATGGCGCCTGCCGACACAAAGATGGCCAAGAAGCTTCTCGGACGCTGA